Within the Bacillota bacterium genome, the region ACTTCGGAACCTTAATTTAGGCAACAACCAAATCACCAATATCAGTGCCCTGGCAGCGCTGCCAAAGCTGACAAACATCAATTTGGAGGGCAATCTCATCGCCGATATCTCACCGCTAGTGATGAACACTGAGTTAGGTGTGGGGGTACAGATCGACCTGCGGCACAACAATCTCGGTTTAACTCCCGGCTCAGAGAATATGAAGGATCTTTAAACCCTCTTGGATCGTGGGGCAGCGGTATTATACGAACCGCAGCATTCATCTGTGGTGTTTGATGATCCTTGGCTGGAGCAGGTAGTCCGGGATGCAGCCGGTAAGCCTGATGGGGAGCTTGTGTCCACTGATGTTTGGGGAATTAATGACCTAAACGGCGATGAAATGGGGATTTCATCCCTAAGTGGCATCGAGCATTTACAGAACCTCCGGTTTCTTTCCTTGTATGACAATCAAATTGCAGATTTAGCTCCCCTGTCCAAGCTGAAAAGCCTGCAGTGGCTGCTGTTAACTAGAAACCAGATTCGCGACCTAAGCAGTCTGGCAGAACTCACTAATCTCCAAATCCTGTTGTTGGGCGCAAATCAGATCAGCAGTATCGCTGATCTGGCGGGGCTTCGAAGTTTAGAAGCGCTGGCAGTTAGTGATAACTACATTCACTACATCTCGCCGCTGGCAGGGATGACTAATCTGCGCCATCTGGATATCGCTTCCAATCCCATCGCAGACATCAGTGTTTTGGCTGGTCTAACAAAGCTGGAGGTGCTCGTTTTAGATAGAATCCTGACTTCTGATTTAAGTGTCCTAGCTGACTTAACTCAACTAAAAAGCCTTTATGCAGCCCAAAGCTACATCACCGATCTGAGTCAGCTGGCACGGTTGACTGACCTAGAAATTCTTCTTCTGTACGGGAATCGGATTGAGGATATTAGTCCCCTCGCTGAGCTAGTGAATCTGGAGCGGCTGGATCTCTCTGATAATCATATAACAGACATTGAAGCCCTTTCTGAGTTGAAGGAGCTGGTATGGCTCATGCTTGATTTCAATCAAATCAGCGATATCAGTGTCCTGCTCCAATTAACCAGTTTGGAGCAGGTCAATATTAGGGGCAATAATCTCGATTTAACCCCAGGCTCGGCTGCTCTGCAGATCATTGGGGAGCTTGAGGGACGAGGAGTCCAGGTGCTGTACTGATATTGATTTGCAAAGCCCTGCGGTCAACTCGCAGGGCTTTTTTCCTTAAAAATGCGCCCTGCTTGCCGAAAGCAGGGCGCATTTTGCAGGTGAATAATAATACTATATCGAAATATATTTACAAATCGATATCCTCAGTCAAACTGCGGGATTGGGAGAAGGGGTGACCGAGGTGAACATACTGGTACAGGCGAAACCCTTTCTGAAATGGGTCGGGGGCAAAACGCAGCTGCTTCCTGAGCTGACGAAGCGGCTGCCTCGGCAGATTAAGGAATCAGGTGTGATCAAAAGATATGTGGAACCGTTTGTAGGCGGGGGAGCCTTTTTCTTTCATCTGAAAAGCAGGTTTATGATTGAAGATGCTTACTTAATGGATATTAATCAAGAGTTAATGCTGGGCTATCAGGTTGTGCAGCGGGAGCCGGATGCTTTGATCCAACAGCTATCCCGTTTGGAACAGCACTATCTGGAATTAGACCAAGAAAGGCGGAAGGAATATTACTACACCATCCGCGACCGCTATAACAGGCAGAAGTGCAGAATTGATTTTCAGACTTTCACCACAGATTGGATTATCCCCGCAAGTTATCTGATCTTTTTAAATAAGACCTGCTACAACGGCTTGTATCGCCAGAACCAAAGGGGAGAATTCAATGCTCCCCACGGCCGATATGATTATCCCACAATCTGTGATTCGGAGAACATTAAAGCTGCCAGTCAAGCGCTTACCGGTGTAAACCTGATCTGCGGCGATTTTTACAGATCCAGACCATTTATTGATCAAAACACGCTTGTCTACTTTGATCCACCTTATCGGCCCCTTACCCGGACCTCCCGTTTTACCAATTACAGCAGCATTGATTTTACTGATGACGATCAGATCCGCTTAGCCGAGTACTTCCGGGAATTAGATGGGATTGGAGCCGCATTGCTGCTCAGCAACTCTGATCCAAAGGTGAGCGATCCCGATGATGAATTTTTTGATAAGCTCTACCAGGGATTTATAATCGACCGAGTTTATGCCAAACGCAGTATCAACTGCGATGGCAGCGGCAGGGGCGAGATCACTGAGCTGGTCATCAGGAATTCTTAACAAGACTCTGGAATTATCTGTTTCGGAGTCTTTTTTTTATTACATAGGAATTGTTAGTTGCGATGGTTAACCAAGGGGTATAGTGCGAAAATTAGAGCAAGGGGTAGTGCCATGGCTTCCTTGGGAAAATCGGCTGTAAAGATTATGGTTGTAATGCTTTTGTTGGGCGCGGCAAATAGTGCTCATGCTTTGGGCACACTAGATTTAACCGCTTGGACACCGGAGCAGGGAGTAACTGCCCTTGATGGTACATGGGAGTTTTATTGGCAGGCTCTGCTGGAACCGGACGATATTGCAGCCGGAGTCAGTTTGCCGGTAAACTACATTGATGTTCCCGGCAGCTGGAACAATGAAATCATTGCTGGGAAAAAGCTTTCCGGCTCAGGATATGCTACCTATCGGCTACTGTTTGAGGTGGATACTTCAGATAAACTAGCGCTGAAGCTGCCGCGGATGATGACCGCCTATCGACTCTATCTCAACGGCGAGCAGGCTGCCGCCAGTGGTGTGGTGGGAACTGATCGAGCTTCAATGTCTCCCCAATATCTGCCGCAGGCTGTAGTTTTTACTCCAAAGCAGGGAGAAAATGAGCTGATTGTTCAAGTCTCAAACTTCTATCACCGCAGTGGAGGTATCTTGGAGAGCATTGTCCTTGGCAGTGGGAAACAGATCATGGATCAGCGCTTCCGCAGCGTTGCTTATGAGCTGTTTGCTTTTGGCTGCTTATTTACAATGGGACTTTACCACCTAACGATTTACTTTTACCGGAAGAAGGAAGTCTATCCTTTGTATTTTGGGATTTTTTGCCTGCTTGTCGGCATTAGGACCCTGATTGTGGGTGAGCGGTTCTTGATCTATCTCTTTCCAGCCTTAAACTGGGAGTTTGTCCATAAGATTCAGACTTTGACGTATTATCTAGGGGTGCCGGCAATCCTTAAGTTTTTCCACGCGGTATTTTCCGATTTATATAATGCAAAAGTGGTGAAGCTTGCCGGTTTTTTCTCCGGTTTTTTCACCCTGCTGGTTATCGTCACACCGGTCCGCGTTTTCAGTGTAATTAATCCGGTATATCAGGTTTTCACTTTCGCTGTGATCGCCTATCTCTTACACAATTCTTTCAGAGCTCTGCACTCACGCGAAGAGGGAAGCGCGTTGATTATAGCGGGGGCCTTGGCTTTAATTCTGACTGCGATTAATGACATCCTCTATTTGAGTATCTGGCTTAACGATAATCGCCTGGCTTTTTTACGGTCATTTGTCAAAACCGATAATCTGTCAACTACTGGTCAGCTTATCTTCCTTTTTGCCCTGGCAGTCGTGATGGCTAACAAGTTTTCTCTTGCTCACCAGAGAGAAGAAGAGATGGTTCTGCACTTAGATCGACTGGTCCATGACCGGACAATGGCGTTAGCAAAATCTCAGCGTGAACTGGAGGAAGCTAACCGGACACTGCGGATGATATCGCGCAAAGATCCAGCTACCGGACTGTGGAACCGGAGATACTACGATGAAGTGATGGAGATCGAGTGGAGCCGCTGCCAGCGGTATGAGCGATCCATTGCCATGATGATCATTGATATCGATTACTTTAAAAATTATAATGACTGCTACGGGCATTTATCAGGAGATGACTGTTTGGTTACGATTGCTGAATGCCTTACCAATGTTTTTCAGCGCTCAACTGATCTGGTGGTTCGCTACGGCGGTGAGGAGTTTGTGGTGGTAATGCCGGAGCAGAGCTTTGACCAAGCGATGCGAATGGGTGAATTGGTCTGTGAAAAAGTTAAGGATCTGCAAATCCCTCATTCATGTTCACCCATCAGTTCTTGGGTAACGGTTAGTATCGGTGTTTCCGCTCTGATACCTGCGGAGACTAACAGCTACCAGGACTTATTTGAAGCTGCTGACCAAGCGCTGTATGAGGCCAAAGCGGCCGGACGGGATCAAGTTAGAGGAATTCGGTAATAATGATCCTGGGTTGGGGCAGGAACTCAGCCATGGCTGGATAAGTAGCATTAGATAAAATAAATTTGATATAACGGGAGAGAAATGATGCAGAATTCCTTCTTTTATGCCAGCCGCTATATGGCGAAATGGCTGTTTTTAGCTGTGTTAGTCGGCATCGGCGGTGGATTGGCAGCCGTAGTATTAAACAGTGCGATTGATTTTGTGACCGATTTGAGTGCAGCCATACCCGTATGGCTTTCCCCAGCAGTTGGCGCCGCGCTGATAGTAATTATCTACGCATACTGGGATCGCCAGGCAGCCGGTTCGGGAACCAACCACTATCTGTATGCTGTCAATATCGATAATGGTGATATGCGGTTTAGGACTTTATTCAGTAAGATTGCGGCTACTGCTGCCACTTTGGGGTTTCGCGGCAGTGGCGGCGTCGAAGGACCGATGGTTGTGATCGGGGGCAGTTTAGCGAAAGGATTATCGCGGATTCCATTTATTGGGAAGCTGCTTGATGACGATGATTTTCGCCTGCTTGCCATCGGCGGTGCAGCCGGTGCGGTTGGAGCTGTGTTCCGGTCCCCACTAGGGGGAGGCATTTTTGTTGTCGAGGTCTTATACCGGACATCCCTGCACTACCATGATCTTTTCCCGGCAGTGCTGTCCTCGACCATGGGTTTTGTTGCCTACTGCAGGTTCGCTTCAGGAACACCGCTGTTTATGATTCCTGATTACCTGCCCGATGCAGTCCATGTGCCTTGGTATATTGTTTCCGGATTGATCAGCGGCGCAATTGCTTTTCTATTTATGATTATCTTTGGTATGATTAAGCGGCAGATGCAGAGGATTGCCTTCCCCTTTCCGCGTCCGATTATCGGAGGAGTCCTAACCGGATTAGTGCTGCTGTGGGTGCCGGCTGTAGGTGGAACCGGTTCTGAAGTTATTCAGCAGCTGATAACTGAATCCCAATCATGGGTCCTGCTGCTGGCGCTGTTAGTCGGTAAAATCCTGGCCACTTCCTTTACTGTTGGTTCAGGTGGAAGCGGCGGTTTGGTGATTCCCGCGCTCTTTATTGGGGCTGTTTCAGGCAACTGGTTAGCAAGTTTTACAGCCGGGGGCGATCCGAATCTGACTGCCAGCCTGGTTGTATCGGGAATGGCGGCAAGTTTAGCTTCGATAGCTAATGTTCCCATTGCTGCTGCGGTTATGCTGATTGAAATGGTAGGGATGAACTTAGGAATACCCGTTGTATTAGGCAGTATCATTGGCTACGCGGTGGGCAGAAGCCGCACGGTTTATGATACTACCAGCCAGACCGAAGTAGAATTTGTGGAAGCTCAGCGCTTCCGCAAAAGGGATCGGGATACAGAAGAGCATTAAATCAAATTTACCCCCTAAGGTGATAGAACAGGGGGTATTTTTGATTAATCCAGGATACCAGTAGAAAAACCTATTAAGAGATAGTTGTCTGTTGTGAAAATATGGCAGAAACTTCTTGAAAATGGAAGAATCTTACTATCTATGATCTAAGCAGTTGTATTTATCAGACTGCGGCTCTATCAAAAGACACGGAAAAGGAGATGAAAAAATGAGTTTTCGCGGTAAGTCAATCGCACTAGTTTTGCTGTTGGTTGTTATGTTAAGTGGATGTCTGGGTGGCGGCGCAGGTAAATCTGGACCAAAATTCAATCTCGAAGTTTATGTGAGCGGACAGGGTTCAGTAAACCCCAAGGCTGGCGCCACCAGTATACCCAGCGATACCTTGGTAACCATTGAAGCCATTCCCGCATCTGGGTGGGAATTCAGCTATTGGATCGGTGATGTCAGTGACCCTTATTCACCTAAAACAGAGATTATGATGGATGAGGATAAGTCAGTCACAGCTGTAATGTACAGCGAAGAGGAAAGCATATTTTTCGAGACCAAAGATAGTTCTGGAGCCATCGTACCAGGGGTATCGTTGATGTTAACGGACAGCACCGGAAGCGTTACTACTAACAGCAGAGGTTTTGCAGTTGTAAACACCACCGCAGCGAGTACCATTGTTACTGGCGTTATGGATGGTTTTGTGGTAGAACCGACTCCTTTGGTCGTGCAAAAAGGTGATCGCATTTCATTTACCCTTAGTGAGGGATCAGTACCTCTTGTGTTCACGGCCGAACTAACAATTAACCATACTGTCTTTAAGGATACAGCAAAGCTCAATCCATTTTCATCGGCTAAGATTCGCGAGGCGATGAACTGGCTGATTGATAGAGAGTATATTGTCAGCAGCATCTACACTGATCACAGTCCATTGACAACAGTAGTAGTGCCAGATACCTTTGAGTACGAGCTTATGCTCGATACGATAGAGGCGCTGGAACAAAAGTACAGTTTTGATGCTGCCAAGGCTGAAGCGGTGATTCACGCCGAAATGGAGCAGCTTGGTGCTGAGTTAGTTGGTGGCATCTGGCACTATAAGGATGAACCCGTGGAAGTAAAATTCCTCATCCGTGATGATGAAGTTCGCACGAAATTAGGCGATTATATAGCGGATCAGTTAAAGAATGTTGGTTTTGCTGTTGAAAGGATCTACTTAAATGGAGGCCAAGCTGTCCCTATTTGGATGAATGGTGACCCAACAGATGGCAAGTGGAACTTGTATACCGGTGGTTGGATGGTCTCAAAAAATTATTTAAGCCATCACCTTCTGAAGCAGTTTCACACGCCAGGCAGCCTAGGGCGTTTGGGGGAAGCTTACACTCATAATCCAGAGTTGATTGAGGTAGTAGATAGGTTGAATGGACCGTTTAATTCGGTGGAGGAGCGGAAGGAAGTGCTCAAACAAAGTCTTGAATTATCACTTCAAGATTCGGTCAGGGTTTGGTTGGTTTATCAGTAGATCAATAAATCACACGCGGAACCCCGGTGGCTGCAGCACCGGGGTTTTCGGTTACTATTTGGTCCCAGAGATTCCCTTAATTAGAAAATTAATCAGAACAGAAAGGATTGAGAATAGCGAGATCGAAGTAATAATCATGGTCACTCTTTACATAATTGAAAGCGAGGTGTAGTCCGTGGTAAGTACACGGAGCTTAGCTGCGGCACTGATTATTACGCTGCTGGTCTCAATTCAAGTTAGTGCGATCACGCCTGATCGCGGTTTGGAGAATCCTCTGTTATTATCTGAGATTGGTTATGGTTCGTTAGTTTATGGCAGTTTTAATTTGGACACACAGCATTACTTAGTATCCTACGCTGAGTATGATGTATTTGCAGAAGGGCATGGTGCTTTTATTTACCAGGTCGGCCAGGATGATGAAGCCGATATTTTCTCCTTTGTGGGTACTAAGGAGCTGGATCATACTCAGGTGGGATTTACACTTCACAGATTTTCTAATCCGGTGTCCGAATGGCTGGTAGATCTGGGAGTTGCTTATACAGCTGGAGACCTGGTCGCTCGGGTAGCGGTCCACTCCATCCCATTAAGTGACATCGAACAGATTCACGAACGGAGCAGTATTTCAGTTGGCGCAGCTGTAAACTTAGCAGACCTAGTATTGGTCGGACTCGATGCTCGGCTGCAGGAGCAGCAGTACGAGGGTTATGTGGTCTTGGAACCTCGACCTGACTTCACCCTGAGATTTAGTCTGCGCAGTAATGCCGACAAGTGGGATAAAGCTGGTTTCGATCTCTGGTACACTAGGGATCGCTTGATCGGGCATGTTGCTGTGGTGATGAGCCAGAATTGGCAGCGGGACATTCGTCTTGGTTTTGGAATTAGATTTTAAAGCACCAACCCTCATGGTTGCTGCTTTTTTGTTGTTCAATTTGTCACAATCTTGCCGCTCTGTCATTTGATAGTGGTTAATGTTCATTTAAATAATTTTATGAATTTTTATGTGGAAATCTAGACTTGTTTATGGTATTATCATGCTTAGATACCAGTTAAAACCGCTGCTGTAGTAAATTTTTAAGGAAACGGAGGTAGTTAAGTGTCGAGCGAAATTATTCAATCCGTTATGTCGGCTGAGGCACAGGCCGAAGCGATTCGCAAACAGGCCGAAACCGAAGCTCAGGAAATAATCGCTGAAGCCTACAGCCAAGCCGATGAGCTGGAGAAACAGCTGATCCGGAATGCTGAAGCCGAAGCTGAGAAGATTATTGCCGATGCTCGCAGATCAGCTGAGGAAGCGACAGCCAAACTGCAGGTCGAAACTAAAGCTGAATGCGACAAGATCAGAGCCGAAGCAGCAGCTCGCCTAGACCAAGCCGTTGAACTTATTATAGAGAAGGTAGTGAACGCGCATGGCGGTCGTTAGCATGAACAAGCTCATGCTGGTTGGTTTAAACGCCGATAAAAACCAGATCCTGTCTGAACTGATGACTCTGGGCGTTGTTGAAATAACTTCCCACGATTTAACCAGTTCGGAATGGATATCCCAGTGGTCGCACCTCGTTACCGAAGAGGACCGCAGCGATGCCATTGAAGCTTTAAACGGCCAAATTGAGCAGACAGCAGCAGCTTTAGGAAGACTAGCCCGGTACAATGGCGGGAAAAAGCCTCTTTTTGCCGCTAAGAGATCAGTATCGGTCAGCGAATTTGCAGCAGTAGAAACTGAGCACGCAAGGTTACAGGAAATTGTCACGGATATCCTCCGTCTTGGCAGGGAGCAGCAGGAACTCCAGAATCAGCGCAACAAAGCTGAAAATCTGATTGCATCTCTTCAACCGTGGCAGCCATTAGATATTCCTCTTAATTTTAAAGGCACCGAATATACAAAAGTTGTACTAGGTGTTTTACCTCCATCTGTTGATGCAGAAAAAGTCAAATCTGAATTAACATCCGAAGTACCCGCAAGCTATCTAGAAGTAGTTACTCACGATAAATTCCAGCAGTATGTATTTTTAATCTATCATCACCAACTGCAGAGCGCAGTTGACAATGTGTTGAAAAACTTTGACTTTGTCCCGGTTAGTTTCAGCGGCATGACGGGAACCGCGGCGGAGCGAATTCGCGAAGCTGAGCAGGAAGTTAAAGCTCTTGACCGCGCGTATCAAGAAAAAGAAGCAGCGATAGCCGCTTATGCTGTGGAAAAATTTAATTTAGAGCTCTATTACGATTATCTCACCGGTCAGCGGGATAAAGAAACCGCGTTAGAAACTTTGACCAATACTGAAAGCGTCTTTTTAATCGAAGGATGGCTGCCGGCAGAGCTCAGCGATGAGATCAAACGCCGCCTTAATGAGCAGTGGACCTGTGTTGTGGAAATCAGTGAACCGGCAGAGGACGAAGAGTTTCCCGTA harbors:
- a CDS encoding diguanylate cyclase; protein product: MASLGKSAVKIMVVMLLLGAANSAHALGTLDLTAWTPEQGVTALDGTWEFYWQALLEPDDIAAGVSLPVNYIDVPGSWNNEIIAGKKLSGSGYATYRLLFEVDTSDKLALKLPRMMTAYRLYLNGEQAAASGVVGTDRASMSPQYLPQAVVFTPKQGENELIVQVSNFYHRSGGILESIVLGSGKQIMDQRFRSVAYELFAFGCLFTMGLYHLTIYFYRKKEVYPLYFGIFCLLVGIRTLIVGERFLIYLFPALNWEFVHKIQTLTYYLGVPAILKFFHAVFSDLYNAKVVKLAGFFSGFFTLLVIVTPVRVFSVINPVYQVFTFAVIAYLLHNSFRALHSREEGSALIIAGALALILTAINDILYLSIWLNDNRLAFLRSFVKTDNLSTTGQLIFLFALAVVMANKFSLAHQREEEMVLHLDRLVHDRTMALAKSQRELEEANRTLRMISRKDPATGLWNRRYYDEVMEIEWSRCQRYERSIAMMIIDIDYFKNYNDCYGHLSGDDCLVTIAECLTNVFQRSTDLVVRYGGEEFVVVMPEQSFDQAMRMGELVCEKVKDLQIPHSCSPISSWVTVSIGVSALIPAETNSYQDLFEAADQALYEAKAAGRDQVRGIR
- a CDS encoding chloride channel protein, with the protein product MQNSFFYASRYMAKWLFLAVLVGIGGGLAAVVLNSAIDFVTDLSAAIPVWLSPAVGAALIVIIYAYWDRQAAGSGTNHYLYAVNIDNGDMRFRTLFSKIAATAATLGFRGSGGVEGPMVVIGGSLAKGLSRIPFIGKLLDDDDFRLLAIGGAAGAVGAVFRSPLGGGIFVVEVLYRTSLHYHDLFPAVLSSTMGFVAYCRFASGTPLFMIPDYLPDAVHVPWYIVSGLISGAIAFLFMIIFGMIKRQMQRIAFPFPRPIIGGVLTGLVLLWVPAVGGTGSEVIQQLITESQSWVLLLALLVGKILATSFTVGSGGSGGLVIPALFIGAVSGNWLASFTAGGDPNLTASLVVSGMAASLASIANVPIAAAVMLIEMVGMNLGIPVVLGSIIGYAVGRSRTVYDTTSQTEVEFVEAQRFRKRDRDTEEH
- a CDS encoding leucine-rich repeat domain-containing protein codes for the protein GLSIQEIYGIEHLQKLEDLDLSSNLISDISYLIDLQKLRNLNLGNNQITNISALAALPKLTNINLEGNLIADISPLVMNTELGVGVQIDLRHNNLGLTPGSENMKDL
- a CDS encoding DNA adenine methylase — translated: MGEGVTEVNILVQAKPFLKWVGGKTQLLPELTKRLPRQIKESGVIKRYVEPFVGGGAFFFHLKSRFMIEDAYLMDINQELMLGYQVVQREPDALIQQLSRLEQHYLELDQERRKEYYYTIRDRYNRQKCRIDFQTFTTDWIIPASYLIFLNKTCYNGLYRQNQRGEFNAPHGRYDYPTICDSENIKAASQALTGVNLICGDFYRSRPFIDQNTLVYFDPPYRPLTRTSRFTNYSSIDFTDDDQIRLAEYFRELDGIGAALLLSNSDPKVSDPDDEFFDKLYQGFIIDRVYAKRSINCDGSGRGEITELVIRNS
- a CDS encoding V-type ATP synthase subunit I, which encodes MNKLMLVGLNADKNQILSELMTLGVVEITSHDLTSSEWISQWSHLVTEEDRSDAIEALNGQIEQTAAALGRLARYNGGKKPLFAAKRSVSVSEFAAVETEHARLQEIVTDILRLGREQQELQNQRNKAENLIASLQPWQPLDIPLNFKGTEYTKVVLGVLPPSVDAEKVKSELTSEVPASYLEVVTHDKFQQYVFLIYHHQLQSAVDNVLKNFDFVPVSFSGMTGTAAERIREAEQEVKALDRAYQEKEAAIAAYAVEKFNLELYYDYLTGQRDKETALETLTNTESVFLIEGWLPAELSDEIKRRLNEQWTCVVEISEPAEDEEFPVLLENSSLGASVEGITAMYGLPNCRELDPNTIMAPFFIGFFGLMLGDGGYGVVMTLAALFALWKFDFDANMKKYAKLVLYCGIATMFWGLMFGSWFGIEYFGERPLWLNPTKEPEEMLKWSLLFGVLHIYVGIAVRGVNHIRNGKYIDVLWDVVAWYVLFTGFVFVVLPFVPAMTLEDTTFWVDLGKKMMAVGAVVLILTQGRENKGIISKLVSGVGSLYDLVSFLSDVLSYSRLLALGLATSIIGTIVNQIATMAGLNNIFKILVAAVIAIIGHSLNFAINALGAYVHSSRLQYIEFFGKFYQSGGKPFKPLKYKTKYVNLKN